The sequence acttgaagtaaGAGCCATGTCGAACTACAATGTCATTTGGTGAAAATTAAAACGTATTAAACTGATATTAAGCATCCCAAAAAAGAACATCCATTTGATTTTTTGATACTCTGAGACCAAAAACTGAATAACTGCAAGCACATTATATGTGCATATTTGACTCGAGTAGCAACAATATCTAAAGGCCTGGAAACAAACATCACCCTCTTCAACAGACAATGGACCTCCGATCAAATGTCAGCACGCTGTGACTTCGCCGAGATTCCATAATAAAATCATACTAACACCCTCTCCATATTCGGCCAAAAACGCAAAGTCGATCTGAAACACCAGCGAAATTATCAAGATGGCGAAGAAACATGAAATCAACAGAGTAATGAATGAAGCATAGTAATATTTGTACCCCAAATAAAAGAGAACGAAGCAGAGTAACATACCATCATATGGGTTAATCAATCATCCAGGTAATAATAGGACCCAGCAGCTTTTTGTTCCCTATCCTTCGTCGACTCCAATTTGTTGATTCTTGGGCGATAGTTAGTCGGGTCACGCCTAAATGTGATATCAAGATGCTGCACGCATGCATCATTTTGAAAAAATCGATGAAGAGCAAAATTAAATTCTTATCATCACACACTAATATAGTTGGAGGCCAAAACAATAGAGTGAAACGAAGAAGTTGCAACACTTACAGATAAGAAGAGATTCATCCCCGTCAACAATGACTGCGGAGCATTTGCAGTACAATCAATTGATGCCTGCCCCTCATAGACAATAACTCTATCTGCCAAGTAGGTAGCCATGATAAAGTCATGTTCAACGATGAATGCCGTTTTCTTAGCATGTAGGATGAACCTCTTTATGACTTTGGATGCAACAATACGCTGCTCAGAATCAAGATACGCACTCGGTTCATCTATAAGATATATATCTGCAGGCTGCATTAAGTAAATAGAGACGTAGATTAGAATGTGTCCGTGATAGCTGATTCGCAAGCATTTTCACCAGTTAGAACAACAAAAAACTATAACTCAGCCTTCCCAgtgaaacaataaaaaaaagagtgaatcTGTTATTGTGAACTAATCACTAGATTTACAATGTCAAATTGAAGGCAAAGGATAAACAAATATTTGGCAagagaacaaaaaaattatttcaaggTTTTAGAGCACAAGCATAGGAATGACAGATGGTCATGATATATGCCAAACTTGTTCAAGGACGGAAAATCTAAAACAAAATGGCAGGGACCACACTTAACAGACTACAACACAATCCTGATTCCTGTATCCCTTCCTTTTTTCCAAAAATTTGCAAGGCCCCTGGCACTCCCACCTCCCCGTAGGTTAGACatcataatatcatttgtttttTTACCCTCATCCCAACTTCCAAACTCAGATAGACAATTCCCGCCTGCTCAGATGCATCCAAGGCAACAAATAGAAGGGAAACATAAAGTGTTGAAAAGGATTCATTAGGACAACACAAAGGCCCATTTTATTAATCACATGGGAACCCTATCTCTCCCTTCTTACTCTATACTCACAAGACTGATAATAAGGAAAAAGTAAACACAACTTCTAATTTTCAGAAGcaggaaatgaaaagaaatatataGCCAGTTGAACCTTGTGACCTTTCACCAAGTATTTCAACTAAACTACCAAACCATCTGTTGAAAAACAAGAATCTATGAAAACAATCAATGCTTACAGAGAATATTCAGGCTTCTCAAATTCATAACCAAGACATATAAAAGAGCTTTCCGCATCAACGTCATATAAGCAACCCAGCAGAACAACAACATTACTTTTACTAATTTGATTTATGTCAAGAATAACAATAATTTACCTTCCCGAGGCATAGGCATAATGCAACCCTTTGCAACTCTCCACCAGAGAGATTCAGAACTTCTTGATCCATTAATTGTTCAATAAGAAGAGGCTTCATCACATCTGACATGAATTGGGGATGAGTATATGAATCACGAATTTTTGAATGTAACAAGGCTCTGACAGTGGATGGAAACTTTGGACTGATTTTCTGGGGCTTGTAAGAAACATTGAATTCAGGTATCTCCACATCGGAATCTTCTACAGAATCAGGTTTCAATAGACCAGCCTGAAAATTGGGCAATATGCTAACTCAACATCTGAAGCTGCAAAGCAACTATgactgaagaaaaagaagatgaaaataAAGAATACCAGCATACGGATGAATGTTGTCTTCCCTGTTCCATTCTCTCCCAGCATTACAATAATCTGAGAATCAGTAAATTCACCTTCAACCGCACGAAGCCTGAAGTTCCCCTGAGTTTTAGTCATTGATGGGTATTTATATCGTGCATATGTCTCAATTTCCTCAGCACTTTCCTGTGGAGTCTCAGCAACCTGGTAAAGACAACAAAGTAAATCACAAAGCAATAATAAGTCAAGGGAGTCTTTCTTTTTTCCCAGTTACAAGTCAAAAGAGCATTTCATGGATAAAATTTATAATCTTGCCTTGAAGGTCAGAGATTCATCCCGGAACCTAAGATTTTCTGTAGGAACAAATCCAGCCAAGAAGATGTTGATTCCTTCTCTAACTGAGAAAGGAAGAGTTACAACTCCATATGCACCCGGTTTCCCGTATAAACAGCAAATGAAGTCTGATAAGTAATCCAAGACACTAAGATCATGCTCCACAACAATTACATAGCTggaaaatataagaaaatatgactATTAGCTAAATATGCAGTAAGACAATCAAGAAATGGAATCCAAACAAACCATGCAATTCAATTTTgagaaaataagagaaaatataaaattaaacctATTAGGCCTGAGTAAAGATCGGACAACTTGCGCAGCTTTAAGCCTTTGTTTGACGTCAAGATAACTTGAAGGTTCGTCAAACATATATATCTCTGCATGCTGTATGGCAACGACAGCAATAGCGAATCTTTGAAGCTCCCCACCGGATAAATCCCCTACCTTACGCTCTATAACCTGGTTCAGCTCAAGGTCAGCACATAATTTTTCCTTCATATCCCTCTCATCTTTCTGACTGAGCACCTCCCCAACATTCCCTTGAACTGCTTTTGGAATGTGATCAACATATTGAGGCTTTATAATGGCCTGTTAAGTAAAAAGAATATTATGCAAATAAGCAAGAACAAATATAACATAAGACAATATAATGATTAGAGACAACAAAAGATGGCCAAAATATACCCACGATAGAACACACAAAATTATATTCATTTAAATGCTAAACTTTTAGTACGAAAGATTATGGGCATCAAAATCAAATGGTACCTTCAAATTATCTTCCAGGATACGGGTAAAAAAATTCTGCAACTCGGATCCTCGAAAGTAGGTCAAGATTTCCTGCCAATCTGGAGgattctgcaaaaataaaaaataaaaaaccatcaagATAAGATAATCGAAGAATGCACCAAACATATTTGAAACATAATAAACTTGTCGAAGAAGGGGAATTTCTGTAAGGAGTTTTACTTTGAAACGACCTAAATTTGGTTTCAACTTTCCACCCAAAACTTTGAGGGCAGTTGACTTCCCAATGCCGTTCGTTCCAACCAAACCAAGAACTTGACCTGGCCTTGGGACTGGTAACCTGAAATTGAAAAATTTATGTTATCCCAAACCACATAAATGCAAAAGCGATCACTTCCCGGTAATGTCGTGAGGAGCTAACCTGTGTAGCTTGAAAGTGTTAGGCCCATAGCGATGGGTTGTATCTTTGTCTAAATCCTTTGGCAAGTTAATGATTTGGATTGCTTCAAATGGGCATTTCTGCATCATCAGACGGTATAGAGTCCAATTAATGCCTTTAAAACACAAGATAAACAGGCAAATGACAGTAACAGCACTTCTTACATACCTTAACACAAATACCACATCCAATGCACAATTCTTCTGAGATGAAAGCAATCTTGGATGCAGGGGTAACCTCGACACATAGTTTACCTGCATATAGACTGATTAGTAGTGTGTATGTTTGTAGCACTATaggaaaacaacataaatatatTAAGACCACATAAAGACAAAGATAATAAAAAAGCAGCTCATTCACAAAAAAGCAAACACAGTTGCTATGATAATGCATAACAGGAACTCGCCAACAGAAACATTAAATCCATTTGAAGCCACCTCATTATATGCAAGAGCTCATGCCTGTATTTTTAGTAACCTTCAATAGAAGCTTTCCTTGATTTTATAAACCAATAATCTCTTTCTATGGCAAGCTTTGAGCATAATTAAATTTCTAAGTGTTTCTCCTTGCAGGAGGCATTCCATTACCTTTATCTCCTTTTATTTACTTAACATAATCATCGAGTCATTCTCCCGTCACAAGTAGCTTCCACGACCATTTGAACACAAATAATATGTTTCAAGATAAATACCAATTCGCATGATAAAAAAAACAGCTGACAAATCCAAGTTATCAAGAACCGTGCATCACAGAAACCATATAGAAATATAATAGCAAGATCACAATTCACTTTTGTtttcaacaaaacaaaacaaaccatTATCTGAGTAATCTAATTAGTCCTgatatttatttcttttatgaaGAGCGACAGACACGTATACACATATTGTTACATAACACTAATGGAAATTATATAAGTAAGAAGGGGTTACTGTAACATACCTGTGATGACAACAGGACAGCTCCTCTTGCATTCCTGGCGGCACTTCTTGGGTTTGCATCTGTCCGAGCTCACTATAGCTATACGGGTCAAACGGTCTGTCATCTCCTAATCTTCTTCTGTCCATCCACAGTAAATCCACAGATCAAATTAAGCAAAGGATCAAATGCACACAGACTGAGCAAGAATCAAACTACTGGTGTTGATGGGccgaaaaatatttaaatttgggcAAAACTAAATCCAGAGCAAGCTGGCTAGTTTGTTAATTTTGCAATCCAATCCAACCTATTATCCGCACCCAAAGCTGAGAAGCAACCCAACAGCTCAAACCATTCGCCTGAATATGTCTACATGTATGAAAAAATAATAAGCCCCAGCATGAATTTCAACATTACTAAAAACCCAATCCctaatttcaccaaaatccccTATAATCACAAATTCACAATCACGTCCCCTCCttttcatattaaaaaaaaaaaccccaaatatCACAATCAAAAGATGACTCTTTTAAGCTCAAAAGCAGATTCTTTTGCTCAAATCTCAATCGCAGGCTAAAGAAATACCTGTTTGGCAATAGATGAGAAAATGGAGGAGAAACTTGAGTCGGATCAGCTGGCGGCTGCAAGCAGAGAAGGAGTAGAAAATACACTGAACAGTTACGGAGAACAACGAAGGGTATCAAACTGAGGTGGCGGTGGAGGCTGAGACTGAAAAATGGAAgctaagaaagagagagaggggataGAGGGTGAGCGACCGTTAAGAGTAGGGAAGGGCAGGTGTGGAAATTGCGCGATAGTTAGACAAGGGAGGGAAGGGCCTCTCTGTTCTCCCTCACACGCCCAGAACTTTTGCCTTTCCGATTAATACCCTCATGAAGTTCATTAAATTCTCAATTGTAACCCTAACACACTCATATCACCAACCGTCATCTCAAAATCATACCATATGGTCATGCCTTACTTTTGTTTACATTCATTGAAGAGCGCAATGCTAAGGGATTATTTTAAAATGAGATAATTCAGCTACTttgtactacggtttagtgatattctttttcacttgtaagtgagaggtcttaggttcgattcctCGTcgaaggcgaatttgaaccatattattgctagtccattgtgagactaagcaaCTCCCTCCTTCCAAGTGTAGATAATATGtttgttaaataaaaataaaataaaacaaaaaagactTTTCATGAGCTCTCTGCTGAGTTTAATGTTAATTCTcatgtcaatattataaaacgTTGTGCCAAAAATTAGTTTAGTACAAGAATAATCTTCTAGGATAATCATCATTAAGGTTGTCGTTTTACATTTTATTCAttacaaaattaattttcaaattgattGGAATTTTGTTTCGTTATTAAATTCTTTACTTgcaaaaactatgaataatcAGGAATAGTTAAAGGTAAAATTTGATAGGGCGGTTACGCCACTCTCATTTGCAATGATACTTTGTATATTGAGAGATTATATGAGTGAGACCTGTTCTACCTGACTATTTAGCTCGTCAGGCTCCCTACCCAAGTTTCTCTCTATTGTATGGGCATTGGGTTTGCATCTTAATTTGCTAAAAGCTCAAGAAGAGGATAATCGAATACACAGTGGAGTTGTAATTCTAATAGTTAAGTTTGTTTAACCCTGCATTTGAATTATTGTGTTGATTCTCCTTCTCCAAaatcacttgtataaaaacGCACAATAGCTTAGGTTTGTGGGACTTTTTATAGGAGTCGATGCCACAACATAAAAGCTTTGAGATTTTCTTTTAAAACAGATATTAAAGTTAACagaaataattgaaataatgtAGACTTTGAGtgaaaaataaatggtaaaaccctaacaccctaagaccatctccaacccttgggctaaaagccaaattttttagcccgaaaaatttggcttttagcccagaaacattttttctgctccaacccttctgccctaaaattttagccccgaattattaaagaatgaacttaggctaattttttttcttaaatcaatttaaaaaaaataaatatgtagattattgtaaattaattttatgaacattttaatctaaaaaaaatttaaattccgataaacatttgacatttagcccggggggaaagctggggggtatttggcccagaaataacatttggcatttagcctaaaattttaacatgggttagagagtgtttggggggtaatttggagggtaatttggtttttagcccaggtttggagatggtctaacaaTTCATATGGAAATcttaaaaaataatgaatatTATGCCTTCccttggagagatttttcagtgtgaccggtatATTAAATAGTACACCATAtatcactatacaaatggtgagatatgtgtgctaaaaagttaataacttaaaaaataaaatgtttcaccacttttattaaaacacgtggtgtaccagtgttcccgtcacaattaaaaatttctccttcccTTGCCTTCAATCAAATCCATCCTTAAATTTTTGAAAGTTTGACAAAAGAAAGTAGCCGTTATATTTTTTCCAATATTAGACAAATTTACCACCCTAAGCATTCGTGATTGAATTCGAAATATTCAAACGGATCTATGAACACCTAATATATATTGGAAACAAAATCACTCAGAAATATGTGATTTCCTCGAAATTTTGAGAAGCAAAATCTTTTGGTTAGATTGTAAAGAATCTGTGGTAATATCTAAATATGATTTCCAATAATCCAACGAGATGTGCAGCTTGCAGATTTTTGAGAAGAAGATGCCCTCAAGATTGTGTTTTGGCCCCCTATTTTCCCTCCTCCAATCCAGAGAGATTTGCTTGTGTTCATAAGATCTTTGGTGCCGGCAACATTACCAAAATGTTAGAGGTAAACAATTAATTAAGATATTGCTCATCATTAATTAAGTAGCATTTGTCCTAAACTGCGGCGAGGTTGGGATTTGAACTCGGATGCATGAGGAGAGAACATCTACTCTAGCCAATGCCGCTACACTCATGCATGTTCATCACACGGAGGAAGACTTTCTTATTGCCAGTTGCATAAAACCGTTTTTTTTATTGGTGGAATAAGGGAAATTCGAACTTGAGACCTTTCTAAACATGTATACGAGAAACATATACATGTATTTTCCTCACTACCTTAACTCCAAAGTTTTGTCGAAAATATAGAAATAATTGAAATCCTTGTTCTTATTTTTCGGATATGCGAGTGTACCGAATTTGTCTATAATCATAAATAATCGTCTAATTGTATTGTAAATGCAGCAACTTCCAGTCCATTTAAGAGAAGCAGCAGCAGACTCCATGTTTTACGAGGCATCGTTACGCGTTGAAGATCCAGTTTATGGATGTGTTAGAATTATTTCTCAATTGCAACACCATATATTGGAGGCTCAATCCGAGATACTCAAGACAAACGGTCAAATAGCATCCTACATTGCACAACAGCAACTGCACCAGCAGCAGCAAAATGTCGTTCATGGTGCAAGTTACCAGCAAGACATGCAGATCAGTGAATATTCGGGGGTTGGCTGGGACGTGCAAACTTTAGCAAATGACTCTTACTTTCACACATAAAGATGTGCAAATCTTTGCAGACATGAGCTATGCCAGTTAGCGAGGGCAGTGTGCCGACTACATGCATTCAAGTTCAAATTCTTCTCCCTAGAGATTAGAATAGCATAGAATATCGTTTTTGTTAGAACAAACAGATGAGCTTATTTTGTTTAGTCCAATGATTGataaaatttgtttcttctgAGTGCAAAAGCAATTTCCAAAGAGCAAGATTTTGAagtgaaaattcgaaaaaaaattaCTCCAAAACAGTAACAGCTTTCTATTTACACTTTGCTAATAAATTACACAGCAATTTACTAATTGGATATACAAATCTGTGACGAGCAAACTCTTACACAAAAGCTATAGAAAATAGTGGTAAGGAAGGAGATGCCATACTATAACCATCCTTTTATGCCGGAATATTTTCAGGCGAAAAAAGAATGATAGATCGCTATTCTCGTGTGCCCTGAGAAACGAGGAGGGGGAAAAACCGAAAAGGGCATACCCACGGAGAAGGATTTAATCCGTCTTTGGCCAAATGCATATCCTCCTAGTTTGACAGATCAATAGAGCTGAGTTTTGAGAACGAGAATCCTCAATTTCCTTATTTATTTCTCATAGTAAGAAGAAACTCGGATGACTAGCGTGATCTTCCAAAGATGTTCTGAAAATTGAAGGTTTGATAGCATGTACATGTACAGAACATAACTAGGGAGATGCGCATTAGGTATTACGATTACGAGAATTTCTGTACCGCTGAATAGGCCGACTGAAGTACTGGGAAAACGGAGTCTTTGGGACCGGAATTAGTTTTCCAATAACAGCAAGAGGCCAACTATCGGAAAATAAAGGCAGTTAAGTTACTAAGATTTCGAAACAAAAATAACTGGCATGTTTTATTAAACGTTAGCCAAACTTTAGCCAGttagaaaaacataagcattgttCAAGTTAACTTACCTGACAATGGCAATTCCCAAGCATATGAGCCATTGCTGCCATGATAGTCTCACTGTTTTTGTAAATTTTCCGAGGAACATAACGATGATTATCTGAAATTGGAGTTAAACTCGGTAATTGTATACAGGAAGAACCCGAAACCAGAATATAAATGCAGTGGCCTCTCACCTGAAGTACCAATGTGATTCCTATTATTCCCATGAAGAGGTAGTTTTTGGTCACTCCGATGAACACATTTATTTCTTCAGGTTTTCGAGCATTGAACTCATTGAAAATCTGTCAAAAGTCAAGATAGGTGTTAGAACAAATAATAAATCCAGCTTAACTAAACAATTGAAACGCAACTCCTAATCGTAATACCACATAACTATTTTTAAGTCCCATACTTACTTGGCAAAAGACGAATGCATTGAATATGAGAGTATTCTTCACACCAATGGCATGCTTTTGGACATCCTTCTGCAGACCAAGAATGCGATTTCCCTTAAAGTTGAGGACAAGGAGGACGGTAACTTGATACATAGCCTGTGCCAAGTAAAAGCGATGAAATTAGAGAACAGATTCATACAATGTTAATATATGATGCTTCAACTGCGATGTTTGTAAAAGTGCAAAACGATAATCCAAAAGAGAGGAGGTACCTGAACGAGTAGGTTCCTCCACATGATGTTCGTTATAAGAGGTGCCCTAAGAAACAAATATCAGATTATTACTTCACTCAGACGGAATCTAGAATACAACAAAATTTAACTTTGAATAGTATCAAATTCAGATTGTTAAGAGTATGTAATTGCTGGCACTATCTTATACCTCCGGCCAACTGGTGTTCTCTGCATAAGGTTGTCTGTAGGTGGTTCGGTAGCCAATGCAAGTGCTCCTAGAGTATCCATGATCAAGTTAACCCACAGAAGCTGTACGAAGAACATGAAATAAATTATTACAACCACAATGTACGAAGGAAGATGACAGAAAAGAAATGTGCTGTAAAACTCTTTCACTCATTTTTGTTCTGGCTTCATATTCCAGATtgtgggggagagagagagagagagagagagagagagagagagagagagacctgtaCTGCATTTAACGGAACACTACCAGAAGAGATTGCAGCCACAACATTAATTACAAGAGCGGCAACATTAACAGTAAGTTGAAATTGGATAAATTTCTGAATATTTGCATACACAGAACGTCCCCAGCGAACAACCTACATAATGTACAGAGAGACATTCAGAATAGACAAAAATCACCACCCTAACCTCATCATTGCTTTACATTAAGTAGACTTACTGACCTTTACAACAGAGGCAAAATTGTCATCCAAGATAACGATATCCGAACTTTCTTTTGCAACTTCAGTTCCTTGAATGCCCATAGAAAGACCAATATCTGCCTAAAATACAAAAATGGTAAGATCTGATCAACTATAACAAGGAATTTTGCTAAAAAGACTGGTTATCGGGAagtttaaaactaaaaagacaTGAAATCGCCAACCACATGAACTTATTAAATTCACAAAGATGACAAACCTCATGAAGTGCTGGAGCATCATTAGTGCCATCTCCTGTTACTGCAACAACTTCACCCCCCTTACGTAATGCTTGCACAAGCAACAACTTGTCATTAGGGGAAGATCTGCCCATTACCTATGCAACACCGTAATAAAAAGGTTCATTACCATTAGGTACAATCAGAGACATGCAATCTAGAAATAACAGAATTAGCAAGAGAAACAGACTGAAGATTTAAAGTTATAAAATTTTCCATAATGTAGGAACCATACTGTTATTTTCTTGGCGGTTTGTTCCCTTTCCTTTTCAGACAATTCACGGAATGTTTTTCCTTCGATGATAGTAGGCTCAGTTGCATCTTCGAGTGAAAGTAGTATTCCACACTCTAACGCGATGGCTTTTGCTGTTTGAAGATTGTCTCCAGTGACCATGCGTACCTACAGGTTCACAAAAACGAGATTCATCAGGTCATTTTCCAGACTTGAGaaccataatataaaatgttttaTCATGTAGATAAGTATACATCATTATGTTTGCAGAAGTGTAGCATAAATCAAGATGTTATAATATCAATGAGGAAAGTTACCTTAACACCAGCTTCAGTGCATAGTTGCACTGCATCTTTGACACCAGGACGACAAGGATCCTAATCACCAACATACATATTAGCTAGGAAGAAAATACTTTATATTAAAAGCAAGGCCTAAGAAAATGGTACTGTCGATGCCGTAGGCCATCAAACAGATACGCAACGGTTGCTCTAAATAAATAACTGGAATAGTTGGGAATTTATTTTGTCCATGTGTGTGCGGATGAGAAATTAAATGGCAAGAAAAATAA is a genomic window of Malus domestica chromosome 09, GDT2T_hap1 containing:
- the LOC103443249 gene encoding ABC transporter E family member 2-like, which produces MTDRLTRIAIVSSDRCKPKKCRQECKRSCPVVITGKLCVEVTPASKIAFISEELCIGCGICVKKCPFEAIQIINLPKDLDKDTTHRYGPNTFKLHRLPVPRPGQVLGLVGTNGIGKSTALKVLGGKLKPNLGRFKNPPDWQEILTYFRGSELQNFFTRILEDNLKAIIKPQYVDHIPKAVQGNVGEVLSQKDERDMKEKLCADLELNQVIERKVGDLSGGELQRFAIAVVAIQHAEIYMFDEPSSYLDVKQRLKAAQVVRSLLRPNSYVIVVEHDLSVLDYLSDFICCLYGKPGAYGVVTLPFSVREGINIFLAGFVPTENLRFRDESLTFKVAETPQESAEEIETYARYKYPSMTKTQGNFRLRAVEGEFTDSQIIVMLGENGTGKTTFIRMLAGLLKPDSVEDSDVEIPEFNVSYKPQKISPKFPSTVRALLHSKIRDSYTHPQFMSDVMKPLLIEQLMDQEVLNLSGGELQRVALCLCLGKPADIYLIDEPSAYLDSEQRIVASKVIKRFILHAKKTAFIVEHDFIMATYLADRVIVYEGQASIDCTANAPQSLLTGMNLFLSHLDITFRRDPTNYRPRINKLESTKDREQKAAGSYYYLDD